A region of Periplaneta americana isolate PAMFEO1 chromosome 16, P.americana_PAMFEO1_priV1, whole genome shotgun sequence DNA encodes the following proteins:
- the LOC138716169 gene encoding cuticle protein 7-like has protein sequence MSLIQVSVFAAIMAATLAIPVHEAQSYSSYSSGPLESHDSLSLSHAPLAISHAPLAISHAPVIVASHAPVEVHHAAEVEHHAPAHYEFKYGVRDEHTHDIKEQAEKRDGDKVSGYYKLVEPDGTTRTVHYTADKHTGFHAQVVRSGHAAHPAAAPAHVHKVAAAPVISYGHAAPVISYSHAPVISYAHAAPVVSYSHEPLAASSHGSATSYSSSNLEQGSEGYH, from the exons ATGTCTCTTATTCAG GTGTCCGTGTTCGCTGCCATCATGGCAGCTACTCTAGCCATACCCGTCCATGAAGCACAATCCTATTCCTCTTATTCTTCCGGACCCCTTGAATCTCACGACTCACTCTCCCTCTCTCACGCTCCTCTAGCAATCTCACACGCTCCTCTCGCCATCTCACACGCTCCTGTGATTGTAGCTTCTCATGCTCCTGTAGAAGTCCACCACGCCGCTGAAGTTGAACATCAT GCTCCCGCCCACTACGAATTCAAGTATGGCGTCAGGGATGAGCACACCCACGACATCAAGGAGCAGGCTGAGAAGCGTGATGGTGACAAGGTGTCAGGATACTACAAGCTGGTTGAGCCCGACGGCACCACCCGTACCGTCCACTACACCGCTGACAAGCACACCGGATTCCACGCCCAGGTTGTGAGGTCAGGACACGCCGCCCACCCCGCTGCCGCCCCCGCACATGTTCACAAGGTGGCAGCCGCCCCTGTGATCTCGTATGGTCATGCAGCCCCTGTGATCTCATATTCTCATGCCCCTGTGATCTCATACGCACATGCCGCCCCCGTAGTGTCATACTCCCACGAACCTCTTGCCGCCTCCAGTCACGGATCTGCTACCAGCTACAGCAGCAGTAATCTAGAACAAGGCTCTGAAGGATATCACTGA
- the LOC138716170 gene encoding cuticle protein 7-like: protein MAFIQVSVFAALVAAILAVPVHEAQSYSSYSSGGLQSHDSLSFSHAPVEISHAPVIVASHVPVEVHHAAEVEHHAPAHYEFKYGVRDEHTHDIKEQAEKRDGDKVSGYYKLLEADGTTRTVHYTADKHTGFHAQVVRSGHAAHPAAAPAHVHKVAAAPVISYAHAPVISYAHAAPVVSYAHAAPVVSYSHEPLAASSHGSATSYSSSNLEQGSGGYH, encoded by the exons ATGGCGTTTATTCAG GTGTCCGTGTTCGCCGCCCTCGTGGCAGCCATCCTCGCCGTACCCGTCCATGAGGCACAGTCATACTCCTCGTATTCTTCTGGAGGCCTGCAATCTCACGATTCACTCTCCTTCTCTCACGCTCCTGTTGAAATCTCACACGCTCCTGTGATTGTAGCTTCTCATGTTCCTGTGGAAGTTCACCACGCTGCTGAAGTTGAACATCAT GCTCCCGCCCACTACGAATTCAAGTATGGCGTCAGGGATGAGCATACCCACGACATCAAGGAGCAGGCTGAGAAACGCGATGGTGACAAGGTGTCAGGATACTACAAGCTTCTGGAAGCCGACGGCACTACCCGTACCGTCCACTACACCGCTGACAAGCACACCGGATTCCACGCCCAGGTCGTGAGATCCGGACACGCCGCCCACCCCGCTGCTGCCCCCGCGCATGTTCACAAGGTGGCAGCCGCCCCCGTCATCTCATATGCTCATGCCCCCGTGATCTCATACGCACATGCCGCCCCCGTAGTGTCATATGCACATGCCGCCCCCGTAGTGTCATACTCCCACGAACCTCTTGCCGCCTCCAGCCACGGATCTGCTACCAGCTACAGCAGCAGTAACCTAGAACAAGGATCTGGAGGATATCACTAA